Proteins encoded within one genomic window of Bombus terrestris chromosome 11, iyBomTerr1.2, whole genome shotgun sequence:
- the LOC100648484 gene encoding SANT and BTB domain regulator of class switch recombination isoform X3 → MEINQISNSSLKENMHKLLAICGSTTKEDLSEIFYKLEDCNQSKLTIGMFFEFIKLAYQVNDNCGSLTTILTTENKLDWGKLAKIDIHCKIQNYNNTDEKYINSNVMQKHKSIHTAEEISSDTDDNNIKYSLHCIMPPNMQLKNKQTYTYDQNVISDFERCNQIMQSSLRIEDMNIGRSVDTTENFLITLMKTNLSDVLHEGLLDSILPYMIPKPTISQPIIKKSIISTEVKKCNSLTNNIETKVLTNVMHKEKEKDKSKSSKRSTDNEVEIHVCDEEKNIKKNFHCPQKLLIQKMRYFADVTAGQKLEEIDISVHCDVTIFDWLMRWVKKDIIKKSEWPVLEINNVIPIMVSASFLQMEPLLESCLQYCRENISDILKTSTVLTGLDDNLLIRLVEQFTNEDVEALKDKKDKIQSKLFCKLIMSLAEVMPDHKRGHYSSLATLFKCSKCGKNIIQSVSNYVPCISSAMKIDNRGNIHSKHIRDLTWTLNDYIISLRTELRSWRKVYWRLWGDCHFLFCTQCNIYFPVHHFEWCCYHTEFPQFFINEQQRPIPFPLGRYPCCSQRAYKFGVLPNHEGCRYREHIPDIKTQTDISVLNIFTVHREVIVMKPPQLFFPEKITRLVARDTSLQPGKLICKDIMWWLGIELTPQRPRLGLLGKIWSGSGFRRISQMHDLQKSSQKVRQQVSIATDTSSITSSTTDSDIDDGITTYEYSSIDEESNHSEESHARSSLKLKNKIKKKSRNDIMWRNNGRSWSGNLNVRHNQDNQRDFEENAALQMITLLTKRVSVDSSSLLKSSTKHNRIKKQLNDATI, encoded by the exons atggaaataaatCAGATTAGTAATTCATCTTTGAAAGAGAATATGCACAAATTATTAGCGATATGTGGTTCAACAACTAAAGAAG ATTtgtcagaaatattttataaacttgaGGATTGCAATCAATCAAAGTTGACAATTGGAATGTTTTTTGAATTCATAAAACTTGCATACCAAGTTAATGACAATTGTGGAAGTTTAACTACAATATTAACCACAGAGAACAAGCTTGATTGGGGCAAGTTAGCAAAAATTGATATACATTGTAAaatacagaattataataatactgATGAAAagtacattaatagtaatgtcATGCAGAAACATAAAAGTATTCATACAGCAGAAGAAATTTCATCTGATACAGATGATAACAATATTAAATACTCTCTACATTGCATTATGCCTCCAAATATGCAACTTAAAAATAAGCAAACATATACTTATGATCAAAATGTAATATCTGATTTTGAAAGATGCAATCAAATTATGCAAAGTTCATTACGAATAGAGGATATGAACATTGGAAGATCTGTAGATACAacagaaaattttttaattaccttAATGAAAACAAATCTAAGTGATGTACTGCATGAAGGTTTATTAGATTCAATATTGCCATATATGATTCCAAAACCTACTATTTCACAGcctattattaaaaaatctatTATAAGTACCGAGGTGAAGAAATGTAATTCATTGACTAATAATATTGAAACCAAGGTACTTACGAATGTCATGcataaagagaaggaaaaagataaaagtaaaTCAAGTAAGAGATCAACTGA CAATGAAGTGGAAATTCACGTCTGTGatgaagaaaagaacattaaaaaaaatttccatTGTCCTCAAAAGCTTCTTATTCAAAAAATGCGTTATTTTGCTGATGTGACAGCAGGTCAAAAATTAGAGGAAATAGATATATCAGTTCATTGTGATGTTACAATATTTGATTGGCTAATGAGATGGgtgaaaaaagatattataaaaaaatctgAATGGCCAGTTTTGGAAATTAATAATGTTATTCCAATAATGGTGTCCGCATCATTTTTACAAATGGAACCACTACTAGAAAGCTGCTTACAATATTGTCGTGAAAACATATCtgatatattaaaaacatcAACAGTTTTAACTGGTTTAGATGATAATCTTTTAATAAG ATTAGTAGAACAATTTACAAATGAAGATGTTGAAGCATTAAAAGACAAAAAGGATAAAAttcaaagtaaattattttgtaagttGATTATGTCTCTTGCCGAGGTAATGCCAGATCATAAGAGAGGACACTATAGTTCTTTAGCTACTTTATTTAAGTGCAGTAAATGTgggaaaaatattattcaatcAGTTTCTAATTATGTACCATGTATTTCAAGTGCAATGAAAATTGACAACCGTGGGAATATTCACAGCAAACACATAAG AGATTTAACATGGACTTTAAATGATTACATTATTAGTCTTCGAACAGAGTTACGTTCTTGGCGTAAAGTTTATTGGAGGCTATGGGGAGATTGTCACTTTTTATTTTGTACAcagtgtaatatatattttccagtTCATCACTTTGAGTGGTGCTGCTATCATACAGAATTTCCACAGTTTTTTATTAATGAACAACAACGGCCTATACCATTTCCTCTGGGCAGATATCCATGCTGTAGTCAACGAGCATATAAGTTTGGAGTATTACCAAATCATGAAGGTTGTAGGTATAGG GAACATATTCCAGATATTAAGACTCAAACAGACATAAGtgtattgaatatttttacagtACATAGGGAAGTAATAGTTATGAAACCACCACAATTGTTTTTCCCAGAAAAGATTACTAGATTAGTAGCTCGTGATACATCGCTTCAACCAGGAAAATTAATATGTAAAGATATAATGTGGTGGCTTGGTATAGAACTTACACCACAGCGACCAAGACTTGGACTTTTAG gAAAAATTTGGAGCGGGTCAGGATTCCGACGAATATCTCAAATGCATGATTTACAAAAATCATCACAAAAGGTTCGTCAGCAAGTTTCTATTGCAACTGATACTTCATCGATCACATCTTCGACAACAGATAGCGATATAGATGATGGTATTACAACTTATGAATATAGTAGTATTGATGAAGAATCAAATCATAGTGAAGAATCTCATGCACGGtcttcattaaaattaaaaaataaaataaaaaagaaatcaagaAATGACATCATGTGGAG aaataatgGTCGCTCGTGGAGTGGTAACCTAAATGTAAGACACAATCAAGATAATCAAAGAGATTTTGAAGAGAATGCAGCTTTACAAATGATAACGCTACTAACAAAGAGAGTATCTGTAGACTCCTCTTCGCTATTAAAATCATCTACTAAACATAATCGGATAAAAAAACAATTAAATG ATGCAACTATTTGA
- the LOC100648484 gene encoding SANT and BTB domain regulator of class switch recombination isoform X2, with protein sequence MEINQISNSSLKENMHKLLAICGSTTKEDLSEIFYKLEDCNQSKLTIGMFFEFIKLAYQVNDNCGSLTTILTTENKLDWGKLAKIDIHCKIQNYNNTDEKYINSNVMQKHKSIHTAEEISSDTDDNNIKYSLHCIMPPNMQLKNKQTYTYDQNVISDFERCNQIMQSSLRIEDMNIGRSVDTTENFLITLMKTNLSDVLHEGLLDSILPYMIPKPTISQPIIKKSIISTEVKKCNSLTNNIETKVLTNVMHKEKEKDKSKSSKRSTDNEVEIHVCDEEKNIKKNFHCPQKLLIQKMRYFADVTAGQKLEEIDISVHCDVTIFDWLMRWVKKDIIKKSEWPVLEINNVIPIMVSASFLQMEPLLESCLQYCRENISDILKTSTVLTGLDDNLLIRLVEQFTNEDVEALKDKKDKIQSKLFCKLIMSLAEVMPDHKRGHYSSLATLFKCSKCGKNIIQSVSNYVPCISSAMKIDNRGNIHSKHIRDLTWTLNDYIISLRTELRSWRKVYWRLWGDCHFLFCTQCNIYFPVHHFEWCCYHTEFPQFFINEQQRPIPFPLGRYPCCSQRAYKFGVLPNHEGCRYREHIPDIKTQTDISVLNIFTVHREVIVMKPPQLFFPEKITRLVARDTSLQPGKLICKDIMWWLGIELTPQRPRLGLLGKIWSGSGFRRISQMHDLQKSSQKVRQQVSIATDTSSITSSTTDSDIDDGITTYEYSSIDEESNHSEESHARSSLKLKNKIKKKSRNDIMWRNNGRSWSGNLNVRHNQDNQRDFEENAALQMITLLTKRVSVDSSSLLKSSTKHNRIKKQLNGGIYTRLEAELRDQLNQSYKKNITGKYFLRTKLNKS encoded by the exons atggaaataaatCAGATTAGTAATTCATCTTTGAAAGAGAATATGCACAAATTATTAGCGATATGTGGTTCAACAACTAAAGAAG ATTtgtcagaaatattttataaacttgaGGATTGCAATCAATCAAAGTTGACAATTGGAATGTTTTTTGAATTCATAAAACTTGCATACCAAGTTAATGACAATTGTGGAAGTTTAACTACAATATTAACCACAGAGAACAAGCTTGATTGGGGCAAGTTAGCAAAAATTGATATACATTGTAAaatacagaattataataatactgATGAAAagtacattaatagtaatgtcATGCAGAAACATAAAAGTATTCATACAGCAGAAGAAATTTCATCTGATACAGATGATAACAATATTAAATACTCTCTACATTGCATTATGCCTCCAAATATGCAACTTAAAAATAAGCAAACATATACTTATGATCAAAATGTAATATCTGATTTTGAAAGATGCAATCAAATTATGCAAAGTTCATTACGAATAGAGGATATGAACATTGGAAGATCTGTAGATACAacagaaaattttttaattaccttAATGAAAACAAATCTAAGTGATGTACTGCATGAAGGTTTATTAGATTCAATATTGCCATATATGATTCCAAAACCTACTATTTCACAGcctattattaaaaaatctatTATAAGTACCGAGGTGAAGAAATGTAATTCATTGACTAATAATATTGAAACCAAGGTACTTACGAATGTCATGcataaagagaaggaaaaagataaaagtaaaTCAAGTAAGAGATCAACTGA CAATGAAGTGGAAATTCACGTCTGTGatgaagaaaagaacattaaaaaaaatttccatTGTCCTCAAAAGCTTCTTATTCAAAAAATGCGTTATTTTGCTGATGTGACAGCAGGTCAAAAATTAGAGGAAATAGATATATCAGTTCATTGTGATGTTACAATATTTGATTGGCTAATGAGATGGgtgaaaaaagatattataaaaaaatctgAATGGCCAGTTTTGGAAATTAATAATGTTATTCCAATAATGGTGTCCGCATCATTTTTACAAATGGAACCACTACTAGAAAGCTGCTTACAATATTGTCGTGAAAACATATCtgatatattaaaaacatcAACAGTTTTAACTGGTTTAGATGATAATCTTTTAATAAG ATTAGTAGAACAATTTACAAATGAAGATGTTGAAGCATTAAAAGACAAAAAGGATAAAAttcaaagtaaattattttgtaagttGATTATGTCTCTTGCCGAGGTAATGCCAGATCATAAGAGAGGACACTATAGTTCTTTAGCTACTTTATTTAAGTGCAGTAAATGTgggaaaaatattattcaatcAGTTTCTAATTATGTACCATGTATTTCAAGTGCAATGAAAATTGACAACCGTGGGAATATTCACAGCAAACACATAAG AGATTTAACATGGACTTTAAATGATTACATTATTAGTCTTCGAACAGAGTTACGTTCTTGGCGTAAAGTTTATTGGAGGCTATGGGGAGATTGTCACTTTTTATTTTGTACAcagtgtaatatatattttccagtTCATCACTTTGAGTGGTGCTGCTATCATACAGAATTTCCACAGTTTTTTATTAATGAACAACAACGGCCTATACCATTTCCTCTGGGCAGATATCCATGCTGTAGTCAACGAGCATATAAGTTTGGAGTATTACCAAATCATGAAGGTTGTAGGTATAGG GAACATATTCCAGATATTAAGACTCAAACAGACATAAGtgtattgaatatttttacagtACATAGGGAAGTAATAGTTATGAAACCACCACAATTGTTTTTCCCAGAAAAGATTACTAGATTAGTAGCTCGTGATACATCGCTTCAACCAGGAAAATTAATATGTAAAGATATAATGTGGTGGCTTGGTATAGAACTTACACCACAGCGACCAAGACTTGGACTTTTAG gAAAAATTTGGAGCGGGTCAGGATTCCGACGAATATCTCAAATGCATGATTTACAAAAATCATCACAAAAGGTTCGTCAGCAAGTTTCTATTGCAACTGATACTTCATCGATCACATCTTCGACAACAGATAGCGATATAGATGATGGTATTACAACTTATGAATATAGTAGTATTGATGAAGAATCAAATCATAGTGAAGAATCTCATGCACGGtcttcattaaaattaaaaaataaaataaaaaagaaatcaagaAATGACATCATGTGGAG aaataatgGTCGCTCGTGGAGTGGTAACCTAAATGTAAGACACAATCAAGATAATCAAAGAGATTTTGAAGAGAATGCAGCTTTACAAATGATAACGCTACTAACAAAGAGAGTATCTGTAGACTCCTCTTCGCTATTAAAATCATCTACTAAACATAATCGGATAAAAAAACAATTAAATG GAGGAATTTATACAAGATTGGAAGCAGAACTTCGTGATCAACTAAATCaatcttataaaaaaaatataactgGGAAGTATTTTCTACGtacgaaattaaataaatcataa
- the LOC100648484 gene encoding SANT and BTB domain regulator of class switch recombination isoform X1, producing the protein MEINQISNSSLKENMHKLLAICGSTTKEDLSEIFYKLEDCNQSKLTIGMFFEFIKLAYQVNDNCGSLTTILTTENKLDWGKLAKIDIHCKIQNYNNTDEKYINSNVMQKHKSIHTAEEISSDTDDNNIKYSLHCIMPPNMQLKNKQTYTYDQNVISDFERCNQIMQSSLRIEDMNIGRSVDTTENFLITLMKTNLSDVLHEGLLDSILPYMIPKPTISQPIIKKSIISTEVKKCNSLTNNIETKVLTNVMHKEKEKDKSKSSKRSTDNEVEIHVCDEEKNIKKNFHCPQKLLIQKMRYFADVTAGQKLEEIDISVHCDVTIFDWLMRWVKKDIIKKSEWPVLEINNVIPIMVSASFLQMEPLLESCLQYCRENISDILKTSTVLTGLDDNLLIRLVEQFTNEDVEALKDKKDKIQSKLFCKLIMSLAEVMPDHKRGHYSSLATLFKCSKCGKNIIQSVSNYVPCISSAMKIDNRGNIHSKHIRDLTWTLNDYIISLRTELRSWRKVYWRLWGDCHFLFCTQCNIYFPVHHFEWCCYHTEFPQFFINEQQRPIPFPLGRYPCCSQRAYKFGVLPNHEGCRYREHIPDIKTQTDISVLNIFTVHREVIVMKPPQLFFPEKITRLVARDTSLQPGKLICKDIMWWLGIELTPQRPRLGLLGKIWSGSGFRRISQMHDLQKSSQKVRQQVSIATDTSSITSSTTDSDIDDGITTYEYSSIDEESNHSEESHARSSLKLKNKIKKKSRNDIMWRNNGRSWSGNLNVRHNQDNQRDFEENAALQMITLLTKRVSVDSSSLLKSSTKHNRIKKQLNAGGIYTRLEAELRDQLNQSYKKNITGKYFLRTKLNKS; encoded by the exons atggaaataaatCAGATTAGTAATTCATCTTTGAAAGAGAATATGCACAAATTATTAGCGATATGTGGTTCAACAACTAAAGAAG ATTtgtcagaaatattttataaacttgaGGATTGCAATCAATCAAAGTTGACAATTGGAATGTTTTTTGAATTCATAAAACTTGCATACCAAGTTAATGACAATTGTGGAAGTTTAACTACAATATTAACCACAGAGAACAAGCTTGATTGGGGCAAGTTAGCAAAAATTGATATACATTGTAAaatacagaattataataatactgATGAAAagtacattaatagtaatgtcATGCAGAAACATAAAAGTATTCATACAGCAGAAGAAATTTCATCTGATACAGATGATAACAATATTAAATACTCTCTACATTGCATTATGCCTCCAAATATGCAACTTAAAAATAAGCAAACATATACTTATGATCAAAATGTAATATCTGATTTTGAAAGATGCAATCAAATTATGCAAAGTTCATTACGAATAGAGGATATGAACATTGGAAGATCTGTAGATACAacagaaaattttttaattaccttAATGAAAACAAATCTAAGTGATGTACTGCATGAAGGTTTATTAGATTCAATATTGCCATATATGATTCCAAAACCTACTATTTCACAGcctattattaaaaaatctatTATAAGTACCGAGGTGAAGAAATGTAATTCATTGACTAATAATATTGAAACCAAGGTACTTACGAATGTCATGcataaagagaaggaaaaagataaaagtaaaTCAAGTAAGAGATCAACTGA CAATGAAGTGGAAATTCACGTCTGTGatgaagaaaagaacattaaaaaaaatttccatTGTCCTCAAAAGCTTCTTATTCAAAAAATGCGTTATTTTGCTGATGTGACAGCAGGTCAAAAATTAGAGGAAATAGATATATCAGTTCATTGTGATGTTACAATATTTGATTGGCTAATGAGATGGgtgaaaaaagatattataaaaaaatctgAATGGCCAGTTTTGGAAATTAATAATGTTATTCCAATAATGGTGTCCGCATCATTTTTACAAATGGAACCACTACTAGAAAGCTGCTTACAATATTGTCGTGAAAACATATCtgatatattaaaaacatcAACAGTTTTAACTGGTTTAGATGATAATCTTTTAATAAG ATTAGTAGAACAATTTACAAATGAAGATGTTGAAGCATTAAAAGACAAAAAGGATAAAAttcaaagtaaattattttgtaagttGATTATGTCTCTTGCCGAGGTAATGCCAGATCATAAGAGAGGACACTATAGTTCTTTAGCTACTTTATTTAAGTGCAGTAAATGTgggaaaaatattattcaatcAGTTTCTAATTATGTACCATGTATTTCAAGTGCAATGAAAATTGACAACCGTGGGAATATTCACAGCAAACACATAAG AGATTTAACATGGACTTTAAATGATTACATTATTAGTCTTCGAACAGAGTTACGTTCTTGGCGTAAAGTTTATTGGAGGCTATGGGGAGATTGTCACTTTTTATTTTGTACAcagtgtaatatatattttccagtTCATCACTTTGAGTGGTGCTGCTATCATACAGAATTTCCACAGTTTTTTATTAATGAACAACAACGGCCTATACCATTTCCTCTGGGCAGATATCCATGCTGTAGTCAACGAGCATATAAGTTTGGAGTATTACCAAATCATGAAGGTTGTAGGTATAGG GAACATATTCCAGATATTAAGACTCAAACAGACATAAGtgtattgaatatttttacagtACATAGGGAAGTAATAGTTATGAAACCACCACAATTGTTTTTCCCAGAAAAGATTACTAGATTAGTAGCTCGTGATACATCGCTTCAACCAGGAAAATTAATATGTAAAGATATAATGTGGTGGCTTGGTATAGAACTTACACCACAGCGACCAAGACTTGGACTTTTAG gAAAAATTTGGAGCGGGTCAGGATTCCGACGAATATCTCAAATGCATGATTTACAAAAATCATCACAAAAGGTTCGTCAGCAAGTTTCTATTGCAACTGATACTTCATCGATCACATCTTCGACAACAGATAGCGATATAGATGATGGTATTACAACTTATGAATATAGTAGTATTGATGAAGAATCAAATCATAGTGAAGAATCTCATGCACGGtcttcattaaaattaaaaaataaaataaaaaagaaatcaagaAATGACATCATGTGGAG aaataatgGTCGCTCGTGGAGTGGTAACCTAAATGTAAGACACAATCAAGATAATCAAAGAGATTTTGAAGAGAATGCAGCTTTACAAATGATAACGCTACTAACAAAGAGAGTATCTGTAGACTCCTCTTCGCTATTAAAATCATCTACTAAACATAATCGGATAAAAAAACAATTAAATG caGGAGGAATTTATACAAGATTGGAAGCAGAACTTCGTGATCAACTAAATCaatcttataaaaaaaatataactgGGAAGTATTTTCTACGtacgaaattaaataaatcataa